The following are encoded together in the Chloroflexota bacterium genome:
- a CDS encoding NADH-quinone oxidoreductase subunit C, with protein sequence MTDFDQLPAALAEQLDGRASGLHIRHGRAVYFQIARDDTRRVAEMMRDAGAELILMTADDRRADRGGFDVHYLYAQRRANWFAHATVSLPAGDPQGLSLATFYYLASRFEREIRDMFGIEFAGHPDPRPLARHGFWPEDYFPLRKDAVVPATFTDDGTPFPFLPVGGEGVFEIPVGPVHAGIIEPGHFRFSVVGETVIDLKIRLYFTHKGTEKLFEGRSPADGVELAERISGDATVGHALAYCQALESLSGTDVPPRAQYLRVVLLEMERLYNHIADFGMICNDTGYAAAHSHCFRIREKLLRLNKQLTGNRLLRGGVVPGGVACDLPAGLDLASQLDAVLADFNEIVEISLNNTLVTNRLDGTGRLTNRTAVDHGVLGYVARASGIDADVRRDHPFAAYGALAFEVPVFQDGDVRARTMARVIEARESVALIRQALARLPDGPLNAPLGDLPAYEPAFGLVEGWRGAIVHWVMADGNGRLHRVKIKDPSFANWPALSFALLKNIVPDFPLCNKSFNQSYSGNDL encoded by the coding sequence ATGACCGACTTCGACCAGTTGCCGGCCGCGCTTGCCGAACAGTTAGACGGCCGCGCCAGCGGCCTCCACATCCGGCATGGGCGCGCGGTGTATTTCCAGATCGCGCGTGACGACACGCGCCGCGTGGCCGAAATGATGCGCGACGCCGGCGCCGAGTTGATCCTGATGACCGCTGATGACCGCCGCGCAGACCGCGGCGGGTTCGACGTGCACTACCTGTACGCTCAGCGCCGCGCCAACTGGTTTGCCCACGCCACGGTCAGCCTGCCCGCCGGCGACCCGCAGGGCCTGTCGCTGGCGACGTTCTACTACCTGGCATCGCGGTTTGAGCGCGAAATCCGCGACATGTTTGGCATCGAGTTTGCCGGGCACCCCGACCCGCGCCCGCTGGCGCGGCATGGCTTCTGGCCCGAAGATTACTTCCCGCTCCGCAAAGACGCCGTTGTACCGGCTACCTTTACGGACGACGGCACGCCGTTTCCGTTTTTGCCGGTTGGCGGTGAGGGGGTCTTTGAGATTCCGGTCGGCCCCGTGCACGCGGGCATCATCGAGCCCGGTCACTTCCGCTTCAGCGTGGTCGGGGAGACGGTGATTGACCTGAAAATCCGGCTCTATTTCACGCACAAGGGAACGGAGAAGCTGTTTGAGGGGCGGTCGCCGGCCGATGGCGTCGAGTTGGCCGAGCGCATCTCCGGTGACGCGACCGTCGGCCATGCGCTGGCGTACTGCCAGGCGCTGGAGTCGTTATCCGGCACGGATGTGCCCCCGCGCGCGCAGTACCTGCGCGTGGTTCTGCTGGAAATGGAGCGGTTGTACAACCATATCGCCGACTTCGGCATGATCTGCAACGACACGGGCTATGCCGCCGCTCACTCGCATTGTTTCCGCATCCGGGAGAAGCTGCTGCGCCTGAACAAGCAGTTGACCGGCAACCGCTTGCTGCGCGGCGGCGTCGTGCCGGGCGGTGTGGCGTGCGATCTTCCAGCCGGTCTCGACCTGGCGTCGCAACTGGACGCCGTGCTCGCCGATTTCAACGAGATCGTCGAGATCAGCCTGAACAATACGCTGGTCACCAACCGCCTGGACGGCACGGGGCGCCTGACGAACCGGACCGCCGTAGATCATGGCGTGCTCGGCTATGTCGCGCGCGCGTCGGGCATCGACGCGGACGTACGGCGTGACCATCCGTTTGCCGCGTACGGTGCGCTGGCGTTTGAGGTGCCGGTCTTCCAAGACGGCGACGTGCGTGCGCGGACGATGGCGCGTGTGATCGAAGCGCGCGAATCGGTGGCTCTGATCAGGCAGGCGCTCGCCCGGTTGCCCGACGGCCCACTAAACGCGCCGTTGGGCGACTTGCCCGCATACGAACCGGCATTTGGTCTGGTCGAAGGCTGGCGCGGCGCTATCGTGCATTGGGTCATGGCTGATGGCAATGGCCGCCTGCACCGTGTCAAGATCAAGGACCCGTCGTTCGCAAACTGGCCGGCGCTCTCGTTCGCCCTGTTGAAGAACATCGTGCCCGACTTCCCATTGTGCAACAAGTCGTTCAACCAATCGTATTCGGGGAACGATTTGTGA
- a CDS encoding hydrogenase 4 subunit F — protein sequence MIFLLLLLPSLTAALLAFAVRPYRNFVGRASALLSLAPLGAALAFAGQTFGGGTPVFGPGDLLRVDSLSALFMVCVAFAGLLALWFSPGLAGANHFEPGALRRYHVFINLFIFAMLLTVSANNVGIMWIAVEATTIFSAMIIPLTLTKSSVEASWKYILICSVGIALAFVGTVFAYFDFVTLSGHPENALNWPVLVAAAPHLQPDVLRLAFVFILIGYGTKAGLAPMHTWLPDAHSEAPSPLSALMSGVLLTVALYTIMRWKVVVDAALGPAYSNQLLIALGVLSLGIGAFSLVVQHNYKRMLAYSSIEHVGLMCIGLGLGPLGIFAALLHLIGHTAAKSMVFIAAGEVLHRFESTDLAGVSGLLRAMPRTGVLFAAGVLALVGLPPFGLFMSEFALVRAGVVAGHGWLMAVVLVLLAVAFVSLIRHLNQMLYGEPPAGVPMGEQRDWRFAWLAVNVAVLVIFGLVLPAPVAAWLNQIVEIVSR from the coding sequence ATGATCTTCCTTCTCCTGTTGCTTCCGTCGCTGACGGCCGCGTTGCTGGCGTTCGCCGTGCGCCCGTACCGCAACTTCGTCGGCCGGGCGAGCGCCCTGCTGTCGCTCGCGCCACTGGGAGCGGCGCTGGCGTTCGCCGGTCAAACGTTTGGCGGCGGCACGCCTGTCTTTGGCCCCGGCGATCTGCTGCGTGTCGACAGCCTGAGCGCGCTGTTCATGGTCTGCGTGGCATTTGCCGGACTGCTCGCGCTCTGGTTCAGCCCCGGGCTCGCCGGCGCGAACCATTTCGAGCCGGGCGCCCTGCGCCGTTACCATGTGTTCATCAACCTGTTTATTTTCGCCATGCTGCTCACGGTCTCGGCCAACAACGTCGGCATCATGTGGATTGCGGTCGAAGCCACCACGATCTTCTCGGCGATGATCATCCCGCTCACGCTGACCAAATCATCGGTCGAGGCGTCCTGGAAATACATTCTCATCTGCTCGGTCGGCATTGCGCTGGCGTTCGTCGGCACGGTCTTCGCCTATTTTGACTTCGTCACGCTTTCCGGCCATCCAGAGAACGCGCTGAACTGGCCGGTGCTGGTGGCGGCCGCCCCGCATCTTCAGCCGGACGTGCTGCGGCTGGCGTTCGTCTTTATTCTCATTGGCTACGGCACCAAGGCTGGTCTGGCGCCCATGCACACCTGGCTGCCCGACGCGCACTCCGAGGCGCCCTCGCCGCTGTCGGCGCTGATGTCGGGTGTGTTGCTCACCGTTGCACTCTATACGATAATGCGCTGGAAGGTCGTCGTGGATGCGGCGCTCGGCCCGGCCTATTCCAACCAACTGCTGATTGCGCTCGGCGTCCTGTCGCTGGGCATCGGCGCGTTCAGCCTCGTGGTCCAGCACAACTACAAGCGCATGCTGGCCTATTCGAGCATCGAGCATGTGGGGCTGATGTGCATCGGGCTTGGCCTGGGGCCGCTCGGCATCTTCGCCGCATTACTGCACCTGATCGGGCATACCGCCGCCAAATCCATGGTGTTCATTGCCGCGGGCGAGGTGCTGCACCGCTTTGAGAGCACCGATCTCGCCGGCGTTTCAGGCTTGCTCCGCGCGATGCCGCGCACGGGGGTGCTATTCGCCGCCGGCGTGCTCGCGCTCGTCGGCCTGCCGCCGTTCGGGCTGTTCATGTCGGAGTTTGCGTTGGTGCGGGCCGGCGTCGTGGCGGGCCACGGTTGGCTGATGGCCGTGGTGCTCGTTCTGCTGGCGGTCGCCTTTGTGTCGCTCATCCGCCATCTTAACCAGATGCTGTATGGGGAACCACCCGCCGGCGTTCCAATGGGTGAGCAGAGGGATTGGCGATTTGCATGGCTGGCGGTGAACGTGGCCGTGCTCGTTATATTTGGACTGGTGCTGCCCGCGCCGGTGGCCGCCTGGCTGAATCAGATTGTGGAGATTGTGTCCCGATGA